One Brassica napus cultivar Da-Ae chromosome C2, Da-Ae, whole genome shotgun sequence DNA window includes the following coding sequences:
- the LOC106448097 gene encoding uncharacterized protein LOC106448097 translates to MSSSSSDEVFEEIFDEVFEEIFEDTFTNIVEAQTSNQRSRAYIERNREGGQDRLWNDYFSEDSTISSQLFRHRFRMNKDLFLHIVHGLSENIPFFQQRRDATERFGLSVQQKCTAAIRMLAYGSAADTVDEYLRLGETTALSCTLNDINVLDQSPVFDDLLEGRAPRVRYMVNRHMYKLTYYLTDGIYPKWLTFIQSIKLPQCPKQELFANVQEAAGKDVERVFGVLQARFGIVKNPVRT, encoded by the exons ATGTCGTCATCTTCATCCGACGAAGTTTTCGAAGAAATATTTGACGAAGTTTTCGAAGAAATCTTCGAAGATACATTCACCAACATAGTCGAGGCCCAAACCAGTAACCAAAGGAGCCGTGCTTATATTGAACGAAACCGTGAAGGAGGACAAGACCGCTTATGGAATGACTACTTCAGCGAAGATTCGACAATCTCGTCACAATTATTCAGACACCGTTTCCGCATGAATAAGGACTTATTCTTGCATATTGTCCATGGGCTATCAGAGAACATTCCATTCTttcagcaaagaagagatgcaacCGAGAGGTTTGGTCTTTCTGTACAACAAAAATGTACGGCAGCAATTCGTATGCTTGCTTATGGTTCTGCGGCTGACACtgttgacgaatatctccgacttggcgAGACCACTGCACTTTCGT gtaccttaaatgatatcaatgtcctCGATCAGTCTCCTGTGTTTGATGACCTTTTAGAAGGTCGAGCTCCCAGGGTAAGGTACATGGTCAACAGACACATGTATAAGTTGACATACTACCTCACAgacggtatatatccaaaatggttaacatttatccaatctatcaaaCTCCCTCAATGTCCTAAACAAGAGTTATTTGCTAACGTTCAAGAAGCAGCCGgaaaagatgtggagcgggtttttggagtattgcaagctcgatttgggATTGTCAAAAACCCGGTTCGTACAtag